CAACTTGACAGCGCCAAGGCCAGAATGCATCTCGACTGGCGTCCCGTCTGGGATCTTGACAAAGCGATCCACCACACGGCCAACTGGTATCGCCATTGGCTGGAACTTGGTGAAGTGTTAAGCGCCGACCAACTGGACGCCTACATCGGCGATGCGGTCACTCTAGATCTGACGTGGGCCTCCGCATGAATATCCTCGACAGCCCGATCGCCGATCTCAAGGTTGTTCAGTCCCTGCCCCACCGCGATGCCCGCGGAGCTTTCGTCCGGCTCTTTTGCGCCGACGAACTTCAGTCTCTGCTGGGCCACCGCCAGATCGCGCAGATCAACCACTCCAGAACCAGCCATGCGGGGGCCGTGCGGGGGATGCATTTTCAAAATCCGCCACATGCGGAAATGAAAATGGTCCGCTGCCTTCGCGGCCGGGTATGGGACGTCGCGGTGGACCTGCGGTCCGGCTCTCCGACGTTTCTTCGGTGGTACGCCCAGGAACTGGCGGCAGACGACGCGCAGATGCTGATCATCCCCGAGGGCTTCGCGCACGGCTTCCAGGTCTTGGAGCCTGACAGCGAATTGCTATACCTCCACACGGCTTTCTATCACCCGCCTTCCGAGGGCGGTCTGCGTCACGACGATCCGCGGCTTGCCATCGCGTGGCCATTGCCGCCGCAAGACCTATCACCTCGTGATCTGGCCCATCCGCTGCTGGATGCTGATTTCACCGGAGTCGCGCTATGAAATGCCGACACTGCGGGGCGCCCGTGGAACACAGTTTCGTGGACCTGGGCTTTGCGCCACCGTCCAACGCCTACCTGCATGCCGAGGACCTCCGTCACCCGGAGGTGCACTACCCCCTGCGTGTGCTGGTGTGCCACCGGTGTTGGTTGGTGCAGACCGAGGACTACGCTCGCGCCGAGGAACTGTTCAGCGCCGACTACGC
The nucleotide sequence above comes from Mycobacterium pseudokansasii. Encoded proteins:
- a CDS encoding dTDP-4-dehydrorhamnose 3,5-epimerase family protein, with product MNILDSPIADLKVVQSLPHRDARGAFVRLFCADELQSLLGHRQIAQINHSRTSHAGAVRGMHFQNPPHAEMKMVRCLRGRVWDVAVDLRSGSPTFLRWYAQELAADDAQMLIIPEGFAHGFQVLEPDSELLYLHTAFYHPPSEGGLRHDDPRLAIAWPLPPQDLSPRDLAHPLLDADFTGVAL